Part of the Phormidium ambiguum IAM M-71 genome is shown below.
GCCTTTTTTGGCCTGGACTACAAACTAAATATTATATCATTTCCTATTTTATTTGTCAGTCAATTAACGTCTAATTAGAGTTAACTAATTACTGATTCAAAGCTAAGTCAATCTATTCTTACTTTTTACGTAAGCGATATGTAATCCTACCTTTTGTTAAGTCGTAGGGAGTTAGCTCTACTTTGACGCGATCGCCTGGTAAGATTTTGATGTAATTACGGCGAATCTTCCCAGAAATATGGGCTAATACATTAAACCCATTAT
Proteins encoded:
- the infA gene encoding translation initiation factor IF-1, giving the protein MSKQDLIEMEGTVTESLPNAMFRVDLDNGFNVLAHISGKIRRNYIKILPGDRVKVELTPYDLTKGRITYRLRKK